A region from the Acipenser ruthenus chromosome 13, fAciRut3.2 maternal haplotype, whole genome shotgun sequence genome encodes:
- the hkdc1 gene encoding hexokinase HKDC1 isoform X1 — MFAVHLLSFYFSKLKEDQIQKVDRFLYHMRLSDEQLRDIMIRFRAEMEKGLSKDRNPTATVKMLPTHVRSTPDGSEKGEFLALDLGGSKFKVLRVKVSDNGKQRVEMESQHYPTSEEITSGKGTALFDHVAECLKDFMERKHMNTKRHPLGFTFSFPCSQTKLDEGVLLSWSKHFKARGVQGTNVVDSLRKAIDKTGGMDVDVLALVNDTVGTMMTCGYDDQYCEVGAIIGTGTNACYMEEMRHIDLVEGDEGRMCINTEWGSFGDDSSLEDIRTKFDRDIDLGSINPGKQLFEKLISGMYMGELVRIILVKMARKGLLFQGRMSDALRTKGKFQTKHVAEIENYKEGLSNAKEILADLGLSPSEDDCIAVQHVCTIVSFRSANLCAAALAAILTRLQENKKVKRLRTTVAMDGTVYRTHPQYAKRLHKVVRRLVPDCHVRFLLSESGSGKGAAMVTAVAYRLVSQRKQIDETLAPFKLSRQHLQDVKDKMRVELERGLKKDTHHSASVKMLPSYVYGTPDGTERGKFLALDLGGTNFRVLLVKIYSGLRKSIRMYNKIYAIPLEIMQGTGEELFDHIVQCISDFLDYMGMKNACLPLGFTFSFPCRQAGIDKGSLVSWTKGFKATDCEGQDVVDMLREAMKRRNEFDLDIVAMVNDTVGTMMTCAYEDPNCEIGLIAGTGSNVCYMEEMRNIETVEGEEGRMCVNTEWGGFGDNDCIEFIRTKFDREVDEGSLNQGKQRYEKMTSGMYLGEIVRQILIDLTKHGLLFRGQISERLRTRGIFETKFLSQIESDRLALLQVRGILQQLGLDSTCDDSIIVKEVCGVVSRRAAQICGAGMAAIADKIRENRGLEQLDITVGVDGTLYKLHPHFSKVLKETVKDLAPQCDVTFVLSEDGSGKGAALITAVAQRLHSHT; from the exons ATGTTTGCTGTACATTTGCTATCCTTTTACTTTTCAAAACTGAAAGAAGACCAGATTCAAAAG GTGGATAGGTTCCTGTATCACATGCGCCTCTCGGACGAGCAGCTGCGGGACATCATGATCCGTTTCCGGGCGGAGATGGAAAAGGGCCTGTCAAAGGACAGAAACCCCACAGCCACAGTTAAGATGCTGCCCACGCATGTCAGGTCCACCCCGGATGGATCAG AGAAGGGCGAATTTCTCGCTCTGGATCTTGGTGGCTCTAAGTTCAAAGTGCTTCGGGTGAAGGTATCGGACAATGGGAAGCAGAGAGTCGAAATGGAAAGCCAGCATTACCCAACCTCGGAGGAGATCACGAGTGGCAAAGGGACAGCT TTGTTTGATCACGTAGCTGAATGTTTGAAGGATTTTATGGAGCGGAAACATATGAACACAAAGAGACACCCCCTAGGATTCACTTTCTCCTTTCCCTGCAGTCAGACCAAACTAGATGAG GGCGTGCTGTTATCATGGTCTAAGCATTTCAAAGCCAGAGGAGTGCAAGGCACAAATGTGGTGGACTCCCTGCGCAAGGCTATTGACAAAACCGGG GGCATGGATGTGGATGTTTTGGCCTTGGTAAATGACACTGTGGGGACAATGATGACCTGTGGATATGATGACCAGTACTGTGAAGTTGGTGCCATTATAG GTACAGGTACCAATGCGTGTTACATGGAGGAGATGAGACACATTGACCTGGTGGAAGGGGACGAGGGGAGGATGTGCATCAACACTGAGTGGGGATCGTTCGGGGACGACAGCTCGCTGGAAGACATCCGCACCAAGTTCGACAGAGATATTGACTTGGGATCCATCAACCCTGGGAAACAACT GTTTGAGAAGCTGATTAGTGGAATGTACATGGGGGAGCTGGTAAGAATCATTCTGGTGAAGATGGCCAGGAAAGGCCTGCTGTTTCAGGGCAGGATGTCAGACGCACTCCGCACCAAGGGCAAGTTCCAGACCAAACACGTGGCTGAAATAGAAAA CTATAAAGAGGGTCTGAGTAATGCTAAGGAAATCCTAGCTGATCTGGGACTCAGCCCTTCAGAGGATGACTGCATTGCTGTCCAGCATGTCTGCACCATCGTCTCATTCCGCTCAGCCAACCTCTGTGCTGCAGCTTTAGCCGCAATTCTTACTCGTCTGCAAGAGAATAAAAAAGTCAAGCGCCTCAGGACTACCGTCGCTATGGATGGAACAGTCTACAGAACTCACCCACA GTATGCTAAGCGTTTACACAAAGTGGTGAGACGTCTGGTACCGGACTGCCACGTGCGGTTCCTGCTGTCAGAGAGTGGCAGCGGGAAGGGTGCTGCCATGGTAACGGCTGTGGCGTACCGGCTGGTGTCTCAGCGCAAGCAGATCGACGAGACGCTCGCGCCATTCAAACTGTCCCGCCAGCACCTGCAGGATGTGAAGGACAAGATGAGAGTGGAACTGGAGCGCGGGCTGAAGAAGGACACGCATCACAGCGCAAGCGTCAAGATGTTGCCATCGTACGTCTACGGGACACCAGATGGGACAG AAAGAGGAAAGTTTCTCGCTTTGGACCTGGGGGGTACCAATTTCCGAGTCCTTCTGGTCAAAATCTACAGTGGTCTGCGCAAATCCATCCGAATGTACAACAAGATTTATGCCATCCCTTTGGAAATCATGCAGGGAACTGGTGAAGAG CTTTTCGATCACATCGTTCAGTGCATCTCTGACTTCCTGGATTACATGGGGATGAAGAACGCCTGCCTGCCCCTTGGATTCACCTTCTCCTTCCCATGCAGGCAGGCTGGAATTGATAAG GGCTCTCTTGTTAGCTGGACCAAAGGTTTCAAAGCCACAGACTGTGAGGGGCAGGATGTAGTTGACATGCTAAGGGAAGCCATGAAAAGGAGAAAT GAGTTTGATCTGGATATTGTTGCCATGGTGAACGACACAGTCGGAACGATGATGACCTGTGCCTATGAGGACCCCAACTGTGAAATCGGACTCATTGCGG GGACTGGGAGTAACGTGTGCTACATGGAGGAGATGCGGAACATAGAGACAGTGGAGGGAGAGGAAGGGAGAATGTGTGTAAACACCGAGTGGGGGGGATTCGGGGACAATGACTGCATTGAATTCATTCGAACCAAGTTTGACAGAGAAGTCGATGAAGGGTCCCTAAACCAAGGTAAACAAAG GTATGAGAAGATGACCAGTGGCATGTACTTGGGGGAGATAGTCCGTCAAATTCTCATTGACCTGACCAAACATGGGCTGCTGTTCAGAGGGCAGATCTCAGAGAGGCTCCGGACCAGGGGAATATTCGAAACCAAGTTCCTGTCCCAGATTGAGAG TGACCGTCTGGCCCTGCTCCAGGTGCGAGGCATCCTGCAGCAGCTGGGTCTGGACAGCACGTGTGACGACAGTATCATTGTGAAGGAGGTGTGTGGCGTGGTCTCACGGAGAGCCGCTCAGATCTGTGGGGCCGGCATGGCTGCCATCGCCGACAAGATCCGGGAGAACCGAGGACTGGAGCAGCTTGACATCACCGTCGGGGTGGACGGGACGCTCTACAAGCTGCACCCACA TTTCTCGAAGGTACTGAAGGAGACCGTGAAAGACTTGGCCCCCCAGTGTGACGTCACCTTTGTGCTTTCTGAAGACGGGAGTGGGAAAGGAGCTGCCCTCATCACGGCTGTGGCTCAGAGGTTACACAGCCACACATAG
- the hkdc1 gene encoding hexokinase HKDC1 isoform X2: MFAVHLLSFYFSKLKEDQIQKVDRFLYHMRLSDEQLRDIMIRFRAEMEKGLSKDRNPTATVKMLPTHVRSTPDGSEKGEFLALDLGGSKFKVLRVKVSDNGKQRVEMESQHYPTSEEITSGKGTALFDHVAECLKDFMERKHMNTKRHPLGFTFSFPCSQTKLDEGVLLSWSKHFKARGVQGTNVVDSLRKAIDKTGGMDVDVLALVNDTVGTMMTCGYDDQYCEVGAIIGTGTNACYMEEMRHIDLVEGDEGRMCINTEWGSFGDDSSLEDIRTKFDRDIDLGSINPGKQLFEKLISGMYMGELVRIILVKMARKGLLFQGRMSDALRTKGKFQTKHVAEIENYKEGLSNAKEILADLGLSPSEDDCIAVQHVCTIVSFRSANLCAAALAAILTRLQENKKVKRLRTTVAMDGTVYRTHPQYAKRLHKVVRRLVPDCHVRFLLSESGSGKGAAMVTAVAYRLVSQRKQIDETLAPFKLSRQHLQDVKDKMRVELERGLKKDTHHSASVKMLPSYVYGTPDGTERGKFLALDLGGTNFRVLLVKIYSGLRKSIRMYNKIYAIPLEIMQGTGEELFDHIVQCISDFLDYMGMKNACLPLGFTFSFPCRQAGIDKGSLVSWTKGFKATDCEGQDVVDMLREAMKRRNEFDLDIVAMVNDTVGTMMTCAYEDPNCEIGLIAGTGSNVCYMEEMRNIETVEGEEGRMCVNTEWGGFGDNDCIEFIRTKFDREVDEGSLNQGMRR; the protein is encoded by the exons ATGTTTGCTGTACATTTGCTATCCTTTTACTTTTCAAAACTGAAAGAAGACCAGATTCAAAAG GTGGATAGGTTCCTGTATCACATGCGCCTCTCGGACGAGCAGCTGCGGGACATCATGATCCGTTTCCGGGCGGAGATGGAAAAGGGCCTGTCAAAGGACAGAAACCCCACAGCCACAGTTAAGATGCTGCCCACGCATGTCAGGTCCACCCCGGATGGATCAG AGAAGGGCGAATTTCTCGCTCTGGATCTTGGTGGCTCTAAGTTCAAAGTGCTTCGGGTGAAGGTATCGGACAATGGGAAGCAGAGAGTCGAAATGGAAAGCCAGCATTACCCAACCTCGGAGGAGATCACGAGTGGCAAAGGGACAGCT TTGTTTGATCACGTAGCTGAATGTTTGAAGGATTTTATGGAGCGGAAACATATGAACACAAAGAGACACCCCCTAGGATTCACTTTCTCCTTTCCCTGCAGTCAGACCAAACTAGATGAG GGCGTGCTGTTATCATGGTCTAAGCATTTCAAAGCCAGAGGAGTGCAAGGCACAAATGTGGTGGACTCCCTGCGCAAGGCTATTGACAAAACCGGG GGCATGGATGTGGATGTTTTGGCCTTGGTAAATGACACTGTGGGGACAATGATGACCTGTGGATATGATGACCAGTACTGTGAAGTTGGTGCCATTATAG GTACAGGTACCAATGCGTGTTACATGGAGGAGATGAGACACATTGACCTGGTGGAAGGGGACGAGGGGAGGATGTGCATCAACACTGAGTGGGGATCGTTCGGGGACGACAGCTCGCTGGAAGACATCCGCACCAAGTTCGACAGAGATATTGACTTGGGATCCATCAACCCTGGGAAACAACT GTTTGAGAAGCTGATTAGTGGAATGTACATGGGGGAGCTGGTAAGAATCATTCTGGTGAAGATGGCCAGGAAAGGCCTGCTGTTTCAGGGCAGGATGTCAGACGCACTCCGCACCAAGGGCAAGTTCCAGACCAAACACGTGGCTGAAATAGAAAA CTATAAAGAGGGTCTGAGTAATGCTAAGGAAATCCTAGCTGATCTGGGACTCAGCCCTTCAGAGGATGACTGCATTGCTGTCCAGCATGTCTGCACCATCGTCTCATTCCGCTCAGCCAACCTCTGTGCTGCAGCTTTAGCCGCAATTCTTACTCGTCTGCAAGAGAATAAAAAAGTCAAGCGCCTCAGGACTACCGTCGCTATGGATGGAACAGTCTACAGAACTCACCCACA GTATGCTAAGCGTTTACACAAAGTGGTGAGACGTCTGGTACCGGACTGCCACGTGCGGTTCCTGCTGTCAGAGAGTGGCAGCGGGAAGGGTGCTGCCATGGTAACGGCTGTGGCGTACCGGCTGGTGTCTCAGCGCAAGCAGATCGACGAGACGCTCGCGCCATTCAAACTGTCCCGCCAGCACCTGCAGGATGTGAAGGACAAGATGAGAGTGGAACTGGAGCGCGGGCTGAAGAAGGACACGCATCACAGCGCAAGCGTCAAGATGTTGCCATCGTACGTCTACGGGACACCAGATGGGACAG AAAGAGGAAAGTTTCTCGCTTTGGACCTGGGGGGTACCAATTTCCGAGTCCTTCTGGTCAAAATCTACAGTGGTCTGCGCAAATCCATCCGAATGTACAACAAGATTTATGCCATCCCTTTGGAAATCATGCAGGGAACTGGTGAAGAG CTTTTCGATCACATCGTTCAGTGCATCTCTGACTTCCTGGATTACATGGGGATGAAGAACGCCTGCCTGCCCCTTGGATTCACCTTCTCCTTCCCATGCAGGCAGGCTGGAATTGATAAG GGCTCTCTTGTTAGCTGGACCAAAGGTTTCAAAGCCACAGACTGTGAGGGGCAGGATGTAGTTGACATGCTAAGGGAAGCCATGAAAAGGAGAAAT GAGTTTGATCTGGATATTGTTGCCATGGTGAACGACACAGTCGGAACGATGATGACCTGTGCCTATGAGGACCCCAACTGTGAAATCGGACTCATTGCGG GGACTGGGAGTAACGTGTGCTACATGGAGGAGATGCGGAACATAGAGACAGTGGAGGGAGAGGAAGGGAGAATGTGTGTAAACACCGAGTGGGGGGGATTCGGGGACAATGACTGCATTGAATTCATTCGAACCAAGTTTGACAGAGAAGTCGATGAAGGGTCCCTAAACCAAG GTATGAGAAGATGA